One genomic region from Arthrobacter sp. YN encodes:
- a CDS encoding NAD(P)-dependent oxidoreductase: MKIAVYGATGMVGSQIVNESITRGHEVTAISRKGAEVPGAAAQAADLADGQAFASIAKEHDVVVLATGPSRTGGDHGEWLDAMATAYSNAEGTRLMIVGGAGSLEIDGVRLLDSPDFPEAYKAEATTAAKALEAVKQTPESVDWTVLAPAPVIQPGERTGEYTVAKDSPAGSSISSQDYAVAMLDEIETPAHRRARFTAAN, from the coding sequence ATGAAAATCGCAGTCTACGGAGCAACGGGCATGGTCGGCAGCCAGATCGTCAATGAGTCCATCACCCGCGGCCATGAGGTTACAGCCATCTCCCGCAAGGGCGCAGAGGTCCCCGGCGCTGCCGCCCAGGCGGCGGATCTGGCTGACGGCCAGGCATTCGCCTCCATCGCTAAAGAGCACGACGTCGTTGTGCTGGCTACGGGCCCCAGCCGCACCGGCGGCGACCATGGCGAATGGCTCGATGCCATGGCTACCGCCTACAGCAACGCCGAAGGAACGCGGCTCATGATCGTCGGCGGTGCCGGCTCCCTGGAAATCGATGGCGTCCGCCTGCTCGATTCCCCGGACTTCCCGGAGGCCTATAAAGCTGAGGCGACCACCGCAGCCAAGGCCCTCGAAGCCGTCAAGCAGACCCCGGAATCCGTTGACTGGACCGTCCTTGCCCCCGCCCCGGTGATCCAGCCGGGCGAACGCACCGGCGAGTACACCGTGGCCAAGGATTCCCCGGCCGGCAGCAGCATCTCTTCGCAGGACTACGCTGTAGCCATGCTGGACGAGATCGAAACCCCGGCACATCGGCGCGCCCGTTTCACGGCCGCCAACTAG
- a CDS encoding NUDIX hydrolase, with protein sequence MPSAIGAHVAPAQQHPVQASLPTVEEVSAGGVVVDTSDGELRVAIIARLNRGGRLEWCLPKGHPEGRENNEEAAVREIAEETGIEGSILAPLGSIDYWFTVSGHRVHKTVHHFLLRATGGELTIENDPDQEAVDAAWVPIQELARKLSFPNERRIADLAREVLPEHL encoded by the coding sequence TTGCCGTCGGCAATCGGTGCGCACGTCGCGCCTGCCCAGCAGCACCCGGTCCAGGCCTCGCTTCCCACTGTGGAGGAAGTGTCAGCGGGCGGTGTTGTAGTAGACACGTCCGACGGCGAGCTCCGGGTTGCGATTATTGCCCGCCTTAATAGGGGTGGCCGGCTGGAGTGGTGCCTGCCGAAGGGCCACCCTGAAGGCCGCGAGAACAACGAGGAAGCTGCTGTCCGTGAGATTGCCGAGGAAACCGGCATCGAAGGCAGCATCCTGGCACCTCTGGGCAGCATTGATTACTGGTTCACCGTGAGCGGCCACCGGGTTCACAAAACAGTGCACCATTTCCTGCTCCGGGCAACGGGTGGCGAGCTGACCATCGAGAATGATCCCGATCAGGAAGCCGTGGACGCGGCGTGGGTTCCCATCCAGGAACTGGCACGCAAACTGTCCTTTCCGAACGAACGCCGCATCGCCGACCTGGCACGGGAAGTGCTGCCGGAACACCTCTGA
- a CDS encoding CCA tRNA nucleotidyltransferase, with translation MAHVLDSSSVNFTIDPVVLDLGQRFVDAGFELSLVGGPVRDLFLGRTSPDLDFTTDATPDQTIAVIKKWADNFWEIGRAFGTIGMKKSGFQIEITTYRAEAYDPDSRKPVVAFGNSLTDDLLRRDFTINAMALRLPSLELVDPFGGVRDLHASELATPGAPEASFSDDPLRMMRAARFASQLGVSVHDDVRLAMSQMADRIKIISAERVREELVKLINGAHPRVGIDLLVDTGLAEFVLPEVSALRLEADEHHRHKDVYQHSLQVLEQAAALETGPDGPVPGPDFVLRFAALMHDVGKPATRRFEPGGAVSFRHHDVVGSKLTAKRMKALRFDNESIKAVSRLVELHMRFYGYGDAGWSDSAVRRYVTDAGPLLERLHRLTRSDVTTRNQRKADRLSFAYDDLEQRIRTLLEQESLAAVRPDLDGAQIMALLGLKPGPVVGRAYKFLLEERMEHGPLSAEEAEQKLLDWWEAQPESAVVEPLTETEEPS, from the coding sequence ATGGCGCACGTATTGGACAGCTCTTCAGTTAACTTCACCATCGATCCGGTGGTGCTCGACCTCGGGCAGCGCTTTGTCGACGCCGGCTTTGAGCTGTCCTTGGTGGGTGGACCTGTGCGCGACCTCTTCCTGGGGAGGACATCCCCGGACCTCGACTTCACCACCGATGCCACGCCGGACCAGACAATCGCCGTCATCAAGAAGTGGGCGGACAACTTCTGGGAAATCGGGCGCGCGTTCGGCACCATCGGGATGAAGAAGAGCGGCTTCCAGATTGAAATCACCACCTACCGCGCGGAGGCTTACGACCCCGATTCACGCAAGCCGGTGGTGGCGTTCGGCAACTCCCTGACCGATGACCTGCTGCGCCGGGACTTCACCATCAATGCCATGGCACTGCGTCTGCCCAGCCTTGAACTCGTGGATCCGTTCGGCGGTGTCCGCGACCTTCACGCCTCCGAGCTCGCCACACCCGGCGCGCCCGAGGCGTCCTTCTCGGATGATCCCCTGCGCATGATGCGTGCGGCCCGTTTCGCGTCCCAGCTGGGCGTGTCGGTCCACGACGACGTCCGTCTGGCGATGTCGCAAATGGCGGACCGCATCAAGATCATCTCCGCCGAGCGCGTCCGTGAAGAGCTGGTCAAGCTCATCAACGGAGCGCACCCGCGCGTGGGCATCGACCTCCTGGTGGACACAGGGCTCGCTGAGTTCGTGCTTCCCGAGGTTTCGGCGCTGCGTCTCGAGGCCGATGAGCACCACCGTCACAAGGACGTGTACCAGCACTCGCTGCAGGTACTGGAGCAGGCCGCTGCCTTGGAAACAGGACCTGACGGTCCCGTGCCCGGCCCGGACTTCGTGCTGAGGTTCGCTGCCTTAATGCACGACGTCGGCAAGCCGGCTACGCGTCGTTTTGAACCGGGCGGCGCGGTCAGCTTCCGCCATCACGATGTGGTGGGGTCCAAGCTGACGGCGAAGAGAATGAAGGCACTCCGTTTCGACAACGAGTCGATCAAAGCAGTGTCCCGCCTGGTGGAACTCCACATGCGCTTCTACGGCTACGGCGATGCGGGCTGGAGCGATTCCGCGGTCCGCCGCTACGTGACCGACGCCGGTCCCCTGCTGGAGCGCCTGCACCGCCTCACACGGTCCGACGTCACCACGCGTAACCAGCGCAAGGCCGACCGCTTGTCCTTCGCCTACGATGACCTTGAGCAACGCATCAGGACGCTCTTGGAGCAGGAGTCGCTGGCGGCTGTGCGGCCTGACCTTGACGGAGCGCAGATCATGGCACTCCTGGGGCTCAAGCCCGGTCCCGTGGTGGGCAGGGCCTACAAGTTCCTTCTCGAAGAACGCATGGAACACGGACCACTGTCCGCCGAGGAAGCCGAGCAGAAGCTTTTGGATTGGTGGGAAGCGCAACCCGAGTCCGCCGTCGTCGAGCCTTTGACCGAAACTGAGGAGCCTTCATGA
- a CDS encoding ABC transporter ATP-binding protein, protein MATALNLVNVSLEYPDGGSVLKALDAVNLTVTRGGFLSLVGPSGSGKSSLLAVAATLVKPTAGLVMIDGQDVSALKEAERTELRRDKVGIIFQQPNLLPSLTAVEQLLIREHLRGNPLKEARRTAEGLLDVVGLSAAAHKRPHQLSGGQRQRVNIARALMGNPTVLLVDEPTAALDHERSESIVRLLRRVTDEFSTATVMVTHDTEFLPLTDAVATMRDGRISPALVPAAQPN, encoded by the coding sequence GTGGCAACCGCACTGAACCTCGTCAACGTCTCGCTTGAGTACCCTGATGGCGGCTCCGTCTTAAAGGCCCTCGACGCCGTCAATCTCACCGTCACCAGGGGTGGGTTCCTCTCCCTGGTGGGTCCCTCCGGATCTGGAAAATCGTCTCTGCTTGCCGTAGCGGCCACTTTGGTCAAACCCACTGCCGGGCTGGTAATGATCGATGGACAGGACGTCTCCGCCCTCAAGGAAGCCGAACGCACAGAACTGCGCCGGGACAAGGTGGGCATCATCTTCCAGCAACCCAACCTGCTTCCCTCGCTGACCGCTGTCGAGCAGTTGCTGATCCGCGAGCACTTGCGGGGCAATCCGCTGAAGGAAGCCCGCCGCACGGCCGAAGGCCTGCTGGACGTTGTGGGCCTGTCCGCAGCGGCGCATAAAAGGCCCCACCAGTTGTCAGGGGGACAGCGTCAGCGGGTGAACATTGCCCGGGCGCTCATGGGCAACCCCACCGTCCTGCTGGTGGACGAACCAACAGCGGCGCTGGACCATGAACGCAGCGAATCCATCGTCCGGCTGCTGCGGCGGGTGACGGATGAGTTCTCCACGGCCACTGTCATGGTCACCCACGACACCGAGTTCCTGCCCCTCACGGATGCAGTCGCCACCATGCGCGACGGGCGAATCAGCCCCGCGCTGGTCCCCGCCGCGCAGCCCAACTAA
- a CDS encoding phytoene desaturase family protein, producing the protein MGDVAVVGAGPNGLAAAVVMARAGLDVRLYEAADAIGGGSRTSELLEPGYLYDVCSAVHPMALASPFFRAFELSRRIDLRVPEVQHGTPLDTGGAALAYQSLERTVLELGVDGEAYRRLLGPLVERVNGVVDFTSNQLLRMPKDPVAAVLFGLATLDQGTPLWSRRFREDAAPALLTGVMSHALGSQPSLSSTGAGLLLSVLAHAEGWAIPVGGSMSIARAMADDLTDHGGTIHVGERVDSLDQVRPAKAILLDVAPPTLARLGGAEVPDRYRRALETFRFGNAACKVDFILSGPVPWLDPGLAKAGTVHVGGSRLAMAESENLVEMGKHPTEPYVLVSQPSVVDPTRAPEGRQVLWSYCHVPANSTVDMAEAVTARIERYAPGFRDVVVASQTTTAAELAAYNENYVGGDFSAGLLDLRGLVQRPVVSNVPWRTPMPGVYLCSSSTPPGPGVTGMPGYHAAKHALKDIFGARVPGLGLGL; encoded by the coding sequence ATGGGTGATGTCGCCGTCGTCGGAGCCGGTCCCAACGGTCTGGCCGCCGCCGTGGTCATGGCGCGCGCCGGCCTGGACGTCCGCCTTTACGAGGCCGCCGACGCAATCGGCGGTGGCTCGCGTACCAGCGAACTCCTGGAACCGGGCTACCTCTACGACGTCTGCTCCGCTGTCCATCCCATGGCACTGGCGTCACCGTTCTTCCGCGCTTTCGAGCTTTCCCGGCGGATAGACCTACGGGTGCCTGAAGTCCAGCACGGCACTCCCCTGGACACGGGCGGCGCGGCGCTGGCGTACCAATCGCTGGAGCGGACGGTCCTGGAACTGGGCGTAGACGGTGAGGCGTACCGACGGCTTCTTGGGCCCTTGGTGGAGCGGGTCAACGGAGTGGTGGACTTTACCTCCAACCAGCTGTTGCGTATGCCGAAGGACCCCGTGGCGGCCGTTCTGTTCGGGCTTGCCACCCTTGACCAGGGGACGCCACTCTGGAGCCGCCGTTTCCGGGAAGATGCGGCTCCTGCGCTGTTGACGGGAGTAATGTCGCACGCCCTTGGCTCGCAGCCGTCCCTCAGTTCCACCGGTGCGGGCCTCCTCCTCAGCGTGCTGGCCCACGCGGAAGGCTGGGCCATTCCCGTCGGCGGTTCCATGTCCATCGCGAGGGCCATGGCAGACGACCTGACGGACCACGGCGGGACCATCCACGTGGGTGAACGCGTCGACTCGCTGGATCAGGTCCGGCCCGCCAAGGCAATCCTGTTGGACGTCGCTCCGCCCACCTTGGCGAGGCTCGGCGGAGCTGAAGTACCCGACCGCTACCGGCGTGCACTCGAAACATTCCGATTCGGGAATGCAGCATGCAAAGTGGATTTCATCCTGTCGGGACCGGTTCCGTGGCTGGATCCCGGACTGGCGAAGGCAGGAACGGTCCATGTGGGTGGTTCGCGGCTTGCCATGGCCGAATCCGAGAACCTGGTGGAGATGGGCAAGCATCCCACCGAGCCGTACGTCCTAGTGTCCCAGCCATCAGTGGTGGACCCCACCCGGGCACCGGAGGGCCGCCAGGTCCTGTGGTCCTATTGCCATGTACCTGCGAATTCCACGGTGGACATGGCTGAGGCCGTGACGGCGCGGATTGAGCGGTACGCTCCCGGCTTCCGGGACGTCGTGGTCGCCTCACAAACCACGACGGCGGCAGAACTGGCTGCGTATAACGAAAACTATGTTGGGGGCGACTTCAGCGCCGGGCTCCTGGACCTGCGCGGCCTGGTGCAGCGGCCCGTGGTGTCCAACGTGCCGTGGAGGACGCCGATGCCGGGTGTATATCTGTGTTCGTCGTCCACGCCGCCTGGGCCGGGTGTGACAGGAATGCCCGGGTACCACGCTGCGAAACATGCCCTCAAGGACATCTTTGGTGCGCGGGTACCCGGGCTGGGCCTGGGGCTCTAG
- a CDS encoding histidine phosphatase family protein — protein sequence MNAATSPRPQLWILRHGETEWSKSGQYTGLTDLPLTVEGEQQAVEARKVLEGIDFDLVLTSPLRRARRTAELAGYPEAVHEPLAVEWNYGDYEGISSDLIRKDNPDYLIWTDGVPNGETLDEVAARADKIIGRVLESGMDNVLVVAHGHFSRILTARWLEMDAREGRHFILGTAKVCTLGWDKRTPAIVRWGL from the coding sequence ATGAACGCTGCGACTTCCCCACGTCCGCAACTTTGGATCCTTCGCCACGGCGAGACGGAGTGGTCCAAGAGCGGCCAGTACACCGGCCTGACGGACCTTCCCCTCACTGTTGAGGGTGAGCAGCAGGCGGTAGAGGCCCGCAAGGTCCTGGAGGGCATCGATTTCGACCTCGTCCTGACCTCGCCGCTGCGCCGTGCCCGTCGCACCGCGGAACTGGCCGGCTACCCGGAAGCCGTGCATGAGCCCTTGGCGGTCGAATGGAACTACGGCGACTACGAAGGCATCAGCTCCGACCTCATCCGCAAGGACAACCCGGACTACCTCATCTGGACCGATGGCGTACCCAACGGGGAAACCCTGGACGAGGTAGCCGCCCGGGCCGACAAGATCATTGGACGCGTCCTGGAATCCGGAATGGATAATGTCCTGGTGGTGGCACACGGCCATTTCTCCAGGATCCTCACCGCGCGATGGCTGGAAATGGATGCCCGCGAAGGTCGGCATTTCATTCTCGGAACTGCGAAAGTCTGCACTCTCGGGTGGGATAAGCGGACGCCCGCAATTGTGCGTTGGGGCCTCTAG
- a CDS encoding glycosyltransferase family 87 protein, which produces MQETKPHRQQKRARFVVPSRSDSLLRNFTELIGGPLGKHSSPGKLSSGPYTVERVLIVLTVVAALLAVLAKEYCRVNGWQTPGQFYATCYSDFPELFKNRGLGDGIFPFFTQGSLFEYPVLMGIIAGITALMVPGQGVGSERILGYFDINATLIVAVWMITVLLTARINKRRPWDAAMVAVAPGIILAGFINWDMWAVGLLALGMYFFSRDKLMLAGVFIGLGTATKLYPVLILGAVLVLALRSGKLRAFFITAGAALVSWLAVNLPIAAMNPSGWRYFFEFTQERPAGYSSPWFAYNLVADRVQWTQMNAATINSLALYLFILACALIGALALCAPRRPRIAQLVFLIVAAFILTNKVYSPQFVIWLIPLLALARPRWRDFLIWQAAEGLHWAAIWMYLGQATSGGSVQHNIDMSYYVLAVGLHMTVTAYLMARVVMDIWDPAQDPLRIHGEDDPHGGPFNEAPDWLRIDLFRPSRSLFPWSSAHRAAEPQQSSERR; this is translated from the coding sequence ATGCAGGAGACGAAGCCGCACCGGCAGCAAAAACGTGCCCGCTTTGTGGTTCCCAGCCGCAGCGACTCCCTGCTTCGGAACTTCACGGAGCTCATTGGCGGGCCTTTGGGGAAGCACTCGTCTCCAGGAAAGCTCTCCTCCGGGCCGTACACCGTTGAACGGGTCCTCATCGTCCTGACCGTGGTGGCCGCGCTGCTTGCAGTTCTCGCCAAGGAGTACTGCCGCGTTAATGGGTGGCAAACGCCAGGGCAGTTCTACGCCACCTGCTACTCCGACTTCCCCGAGCTCTTCAAGAACCGCGGCCTCGGCGATGGCATCTTCCCCTTCTTCACGCAGGGCAGCCTGTTCGAGTACCCCGTCCTCATGGGAATCATCGCCGGTATCACCGCGTTGATGGTCCCTGGCCAAGGGGTGGGCAGTGAACGCATCCTGGGCTACTTCGATATCAACGCAACATTGATCGTGGCCGTCTGGATGATCACCGTGCTGCTGACGGCACGAATCAACAAACGTCGCCCGTGGGACGCCGCCATGGTGGCCGTCGCACCCGGGATCATCCTTGCCGGCTTCATCAACTGGGATATGTGGGCCGTGGGGCTGCTGGCCTTGGGAATGTACTTCTTCTCACGGGACAAACTGATGCTGGCCGGGGTGTTCATCGGCCTGGGCACAGCCACCAAGCTCTACCCCGTCCTGATTCTCGGTGCCGTACTGGTCCTGGCGCTGCGCAGCGGCAAACTGCGGGCGTTCTTCATCACGGCCGGGGCTGCCTTGGTTTCGTGGCTTGCAGTGAACCTGCCGATCGCCGCGATGAATCCCTCCGGCTGGCGCTACTTCTTTGAATTCACGCAGGAACGCCCGGCTGGGTACAGCTCTCCGTGGTTTGCCTACAACCTGGTGGCCGACCGGGTCCAGTGGACGCAAATGAATGCGGCCACCATCAACTCGCTGGCGCTGTACCTGTTCATTCTGGCGTGTGCACTCATTGGGGCCCTGGCGTTGTGTGCCCCGCGGCGACCCCGGATCGCCCAGCTCGTGTTCCTCATAGTTGCTGCGTTCATCCTCACCAACAAGGTGTACTCACCACAATTTGTCATCTGGCTCATCCCGCTCCTGGCTCTGGCCCGGCCCCGCTGGCGCGACTTCCTCATCTGGCAGGCAGCCGAGGGGCTGCACTGGGCTGCCATTTGGATGTACTTGGGCCAGGCGACCAGTGGCGGCTCCGTCCAGCACAACATCGATATGTCCTACTACGTGCTGGCAGTCGGCCTGCACATGACGGTGACCGCCTACCTTATGGCACGGGTGGTCATGGATATTTGGGATCCCGCACAGGACCCTTTGCGCATCCACGGCGAGGACGATCCTCATGGAGGGCCCTTCAACGAGGCCCCGGATTGGCTCCGGATAGACCTCTTCCGTCCTTCGCGGTCTTTATTTCCTTGGAGCTCCGCCCACCGAGCCGCCGAACCCCAGCAGTCCAGCGAGCGGAGGTAA
- a CDS encoding winged helix-turn-helix transcriptional regulator, whose translation MDTNDLAGNILDPNCPSRVVFQRIGDKWASLVIQVLGDGPVRFSELRKMVNVVTPKVLTQTLRALERDGLITRTVYAQVPPRVEYELTELGESLLQPLTMLRHWAESHVPTILEARDAYDDAQDEALLRSPN comes from the coding sequence GTGGATACTAACGACCTGGCCGGAAACATCCTGGACCCCAACTGTCCGTCGCGGGTTGTTTTCCAGCGCATAGGCGACAAGTGGGCCTCTTTGGTGATTCAAGTACTTGGCGACGGGCCGGTCCGTTTTTCGGAACTGCGCAAAATGGTGAACGTCGTAACTCCGAAGGTCCTGACGCAAACCCTGCGCGCCTTGGAGCGCGACGGCCTGATTACGCGGACCGTCTACGCGCAGGTACCGCCGCGGGTTGAGTATGAGCTCACGGAGCTCGGCGAGTCACTGCTGCAGCCGCTGACCATGTTGCGCCACTGGGCTGAGAGCCATGTGCCCACCATCCTCGAAGCCCGGGACGCCTATGACGACGCCCAGGACGAAGCCCTCCTCCGCTCACCCAACTGA